One genomic segment of Lodderomyces beijingensis strain CBS 14171 genome assembly, chromosome: 6 includes these proteins:
- a CDS encoding mitochondrial 54S ribosomal protein bL34m, translated as MLQHILKAQLSNVFRQPGHIPRLTQALPRQLSLTQPATPTISPLQSLLGLVQRRYKSRGNTYQPNTLKRKRTFGFLARLRTKGGQKVLARRRAKGRWFLTH; from the coding sequence ATGTTGCAACATATCCTCAAAGCACAGCTCAGCAACGTGTTTAGACAGCCCGGTCATATTCCGCGGCTTACACAAGCGCTCCCTCGGCAGCTCTCACTCACCCAGcctgcaacaccaactaTTTCACCGTTACAGTCGTTGCTCGGCCTTGTGCAAAGGAGATACAAATCCAGAGGAAACACGTACCAGCCAAATACGTTGAAGCGGAAAAGAACATTTGGCTTTTTGGCCAGACTCAGAACAAAAGGCGGTCAAAAGGTGCTTgccagaagaagagcaaaaggaaGATGGTTTTTGACTCACTAG
- a CDS encoding mitochondrial 37S ribosomal protein bS6m, with product MYYELFAIARITDPLHVTKEATKIASTVGKLILNNRGVIRDITSLGARPLPKIVSREQERHFQGYNFIIGFDSSSNVQAQLLRTLRKDPRILRASMKKHDLTKSLNPGTSLEQALR from the coding sequence ATGTACTACGAACTATTTGCTATAGCCCGTATCACGGATCCGTTGCATGTTACAAAGGAAGCCACCAAGATTGCCTCGACAGTTGgtaagttgatcttgaacaacagagGCGTCATCAGGGACATAACGAGCTTAGGCGCAAGACCACTACCCAAGATAGTCTCcagagaacaagaacggCACTTTCAAGGAtacaacttcatcatcggGTTTGATTCCTCGAGTAATGTGCAAGCGCAATTGTTGAGAACATTGCGAAAAGACCCGAGAATCCTAAGGGCCAGTATGAAGAAACacgacttgaccaagagtTTGAATCCGGGGACATCTTTGGAACAGGCCCTTAGGTGA